The following proteins are co-located in the Candidatus Woesearchaeota archaeon genome:
- a CDS encoding homocysteine S-methyltransferase family protein has protein sequence MPRLSDLINTGQRLSIIGPYGTQVAERVARDVVESPQMAAGVPNLESLGAGCSALLTEKGQAYLQQIALDYVASVPNDHPLVVVTPSFRLAKQVLEAAASVRGVDPNLPALGLEFCLDSITIAQGAITHAQRSRENTLLAMSVGPPFECYEAERTPPDIDNKYLPQVFAAIRFGHPLDYLMFETVPSLHAAIGAAVAFTRAHKVLHISDSKDRLTTSGTRKYMESLLNKVRYMGSEAFGRLVPSYDPTTSTFQAIEPQKEYVISLCLDEQGRLYCDQHNLYGPQRLELALNALRHFIASRGLYPPVGISINCNSPEVTERALEQLQRDGGSTFGGLASPDRPRNSDWIIGIHPNASSENDPRKYESMTTQQAIPVEDFASRVTGLVNRFDLKIIGGCCGTDHHTMKRLY, from the coding sequence ATGCCACGATTATCGGATCTCATTAATACTGGACAAAGACTTTCGATTATTGGTCCTTATGGAACTCAAGTTGCTGAACGAGTTGCTCGAGATGTTGTTGAAAGTCCCCAAATGGCAGCAGGAGTGCCAAATTTAGAATCTCTTGGAGCTGGTTGTTCTGCCTTACTTACCGAAAAAGGTCAAGCCTATTTGCAACAAATTGCACTAGATTATGTAGCTAGCGTTCCAAATGATCATCCTCTTGTTGTTGTTACTCCCTCATTTCGATTAGCCAAACAAGTTCTTGAAGCAGCTGCGTCAGTAAGGGGCGTTGATCCTAATTTACCTGCACTTGGTCTAGAGTTCTGTTTAGATTCTATAACTATTGCACAAGGTGCAATAACACATGCTCAACGATCACGAGAAAATACCTTACTTGCGATGAGTGTTGGACCGCCATTTGAATGTTATGAAGCAGAAAGAACCCCTCCAGATATTGACAATAAGTATCTTCCACAAGTATTTGCAGCCATTAGATTTGGACATCCATTAGATTATCTTATGTTTGAAACGGTCCCCTCCTTACATGCAGCAATTGGTGCTGCAGTAGCCTTTACCAGAGCACATAAAGTGTTGCATATCAGCGATTCAAAAGACCGTCTCACGACTTCAGGAACACGAAAGTATATGGAGAGTTTACTTAACAAGGTACGATACATGGGATCTGAAGCATTTGGTCGTTTGGTACCATCCTATGATCCTACGACCAGTACCTTCCAAGCAATTGAGCCTCAAAAAGAATATGTTATCTCACTTTGTTTGGATGAACAGGGCAGGCTTTATTGTGATCAGCATAATCTTTATGGTCCTCAGCGTTTAGAGTTGGCATTAAATGCTTTGCGGCATTTTATTGCAAGCAGAGGATTGTATCCTCCTGTCGGGATTTCTATCAATTGTAATAGCCCTGAAGTTACCGAACGTGCTCTTGAACAATTACAACGAGATGGGGGTTCCACTTTTGGAGGATTGGCCAGTCCAGATAGACCTCGCAATAGTGATTGGATTATAGGAATACATCCGAATGCATCCTCTGAAAATGATCCACGAAAGTATGAATCTATGACAACACAACAGGCCATTCCCGTTGAAGACTTTGCGAGTCGAGTTACCGGATTAGTAAATAGATTTGATCTTAAGATCATTGGTGGTTGTTGTGGAACAGATCATCATACCATGAAACGGTTATATTAG
- a CDS encoding radical SAM protein, with translation MINKRLETIVVTYPQLPNHQTIPEVDEIQLTFRQLLDPAPEASLGPSFVADIARRAGWNGVVVQPQTTDIVDVVDDILQHNPTIVGFSALSLHVPGVRVLSEEIKSRNPSVTTVVGGYHATFRPSDFCEMESVDFVFRGTNLGRFQDFLKQYSPHGNKRDPQKKIINPNWTKNDRLDLDAISSRMPYDGRIFSDKWQSQNFGVYPPGYYGSIKESAGCPMECVFCEVPSYYGSKVLVKSADSVLEEIRQLYENGVKTIFFEGENFFGQWAERLVRELGDLDIGIHFAAETMAAALTPRFVEKLAKGRFVKIAVGVESPAGEDRVYLRKPGAQKHLDFYEPFRLLREHGILGWGFRMTGLPNYTLQDLKRNEGLSGEQPYDELRLTCFTPMPGTQVWEVWAHEERRLSPDWGLFDTTRLVYDHPHLTEKQIWESVMREYYNFITSPTYQIRRDQLIEKRSELEEGFRRYNKGVIERLEFLATKLGVCL, from the coding sequence ATGATAAATAAACGTCTTGAAACAATAGTGGTTACCTATCCTCAATTACCAAATCATCAGACCATTCCAGAAGTAGATGAAATACAACTAACCTTTAGACAACTATTGGATCCCGCTCCTGAGGCAAGTTTAGGACCAAGTTTTGTAGCTGATATAGCAAGAAGAGCTGGTTGGAATGGCGTTGTTGTTCAGCCACAAACTACAGATATAGTTGACGTTGTTGATGATATTTTACAGCATAATCCAACTATTGTTGGTTTCTCAGCGTTAAGTTTACATGTGCCCGGTGTAAGAGTATTATCAGAAGAAATTAAATCCAGAAATCCTAGTGTAACTACCGTAGTGGGGGGTTACCACGCTACATTTAGGCCTAGTGATTTTTGTGAGATGGAGAGCGTTGATTTTGTGTTTAGAGGAACTAATCTCGGTAGATTTCAAGACTTTCTGAAACAATACAGTCCACACGGCAATAAGAGAGATCCTCAAAAGAAGATAATTAATCCTAACTGGACAAAAAATGATCGTCTCGATTTGGATGCTATATCGTCGAGAATGCCTTATGACGGGAGAATATTCTCAGACAAGTGGCAATCTCAAAATTTTGGTGTTTATCCTCCCGGTTATTACGGTTCTATTAAAGAATCTGCTGGATGTCCGATGGAATGTGTATTCTGTGAAGTTCCAAGCTATTATGGTTCTAAGGTATTGGTCAAATCAGCAGATTCCGTGTTAGAAGAGATTAGACAATTATATGAAAACGGAGTTAAAACTATCTTCTTTGAAGGAGAAAACTTTTTTGGTCAATGGGCTGAAAGATTAGTTCGAGAACTGGGAGATTTAGATATAGGTATTCATTTTGCAGCAGAAACTATGGCAGCAGCTTTGACACCTCGTTTTGTTGAAAAACTTGCGAAAGGAAGATTTGTAAAAATAGCAGTAGGTGTTGAGTCTCCTGCTGGTGAAGATAGAGTTTATTTAAGGAAACCAGGAGCACAAAAACATCTCGATTTCTATGAACCTTTTAGATTATTAAGAGAACATGGAATTTTGGGTTGGGGTTTTAGGATGACAGGTTTACCAAATTATACTTTACAAGATTTAAAAAGAAATGAGGGCTTATCTGGAGAGCAACCGTATGACGAATTAAGATTAACCTGCTTTACTCCTATGCCTGGGACTCAAGTATGGGAAGTGTGGGCTCATGAGGAGAGAAGGCTTTCTCCTGATTGGGGATTATTCGATACTACAAGGTTAGTTTATGATCATCCTCACTTAACTGAGAAACAGATTTGGGAAAGTGTTATGAGAGAGTATTATAACTTCATAACCAGTCCTACATATCAGATTAGAAGAGATCAGCTCATAGAAAAAAGGTCTGAATTAGAGGAAGGATTTAGACGATATAACAAAGGTGTGATAGAAAGACTTGAATTTTTGGCAACAAAGTTAGGAGTGTGCTTATAG
- a CDS encoding methyltransferase domain-containing protein has product MEQQHILTAYNSGARTYETVMRKYWHIDRKEFIGSLGIKPGFNVLEAAVGTGLDLPYFCRGVSVVGIDITPGMLEVAREKKGEAQIQLEEMDVHSMTFSDSYFDGAVSTFTLCVVKDPRKALEEMLRVTKPGSKMAILDYCKSRNQDIVKWQELIAYHAANVGFPKETIVWNSLMDYDRLLYHSGLPITVESDERYESDNPFSTACKIVLRNDK; this is encoded by the coding sequence ATGGAACAACAACATATACTAACGGCTTACAATTCTGGAGCAAGAACCTATGAAACAGTTATGAGAAAATATTGGCATATTGACAGAAAAGAGTTTATTGGGTCTTTAGGAATTAAGCCTGGATTCAACGTTCTTGAAGCTGCCGTAGGCACCGGATTAGACTTACCTTATTTTTGTAGAGGAGTTAGTGTTGTTGGCATTGATATTACACCAGGAATGCTTGAGGTAGCAAGAGAAAAAAAAGGAGAAGCTCAAATTCAACTAGAAGAGATGGATGTACATTCCATGACCTTTTCAGATAGCTATTTTGACGGGGCAGTTTCTACGTTCACCTTGTGTGTTGTTAAAGATCCAAGAAAAGCTTTAGAAGAAATGTTAAGGGTAACTAAGCCAGGATCTAAAATGGCCATTCTCGATTATTGTAAATCGAGAAACCAAGACATAGTTAAATGGCAAGAACTTATTGCTTATCACGCAGCCAACGTTGGATTTCCAAAAGAAACGATTGTATGGAATTCTTTAATGGATTATGATAGACTGCTCTATCATTCAGGATTACCAATAACTGTCGAATCTGATGAAAGATACGAAAGTGATAATCCATTCTCAACAGCTTGTAAAATCGTTCTAAGAAATGATAAATAA
- a CDS encoding Lrp/AsnC family transcriptional regulator, whose translation MKELFSIEFGEKIKLDNKDKKIIELIQKNARISISQMSRKTGIPRDSIKYRLRRLEKEKVIRFYHAFLNPSKLGYPMYTYVTFVLSNVTQEKEKEFISFLVSHPNIIYVSKNSGKWDFTIGICSKEFKEFDDIIRTVRLKFSDIIKEFESSSVIQEYKYDYMADLI comes from the coding sequence ATGAAAGAACTATTTTCTATAGAATTTGGAGAGAAAATAAAGTTAGACAATAAAGACAAAAAAATTATAGAATTAATTCAGAAAAATGCAAGAATTTCGATAAGCCAGATGTCTAGAAAAACAGGCATTCCTCGAGATAGTATTAAGTATAGATTAAGAAGATTAGAAAAAGAGAAAGTGATTAGATTTTATCATGCCTTTTTAAATCCTTCAAAATTGGGTTACCCTATGTATACTTATGTTACCTTTGTTCTCTCAAATGTCACACAAGAGAAAGAGAAAGAATTTATCTCGTTCTTGGTGAGTCACCCAAATATTATTTATGTTTCAAAGAACTCTGGTAAATGGGACTTCACTATTGGTATATGTTCAAAAGAATTTAAAGAGTTCGATGATATCATCAGAACTGTTAGATTAAAATTCTCAGATATAATAAAAGAATTTGAGTCTAGCTCGGTAATACAAGAATATAAGTATGATTATATGGCAGATCTAATATAA
- a CDS encoding radical SAM protein yields MEAYIVGIFPISRQVHGLVFCGSNFKYAFSPTPMYLEFSDECRVDLKPIKEELKSIVPYTKEIVFTGGEPCIQRQALLSLLGFVKRFNARVGIETNGSKPEVLNYLVQQKLIDRIRLILNSPFEAPFFQRINNVETFFTPLEETMAKVRKSLLLLHAIHDRFTLEVKTSIVPGLLYRKEDLLKIASGIDGMHCTWILEAFQPTKVMPLRMQKIRAPSFTFMQHLRASCLIKYPNLRIKIIKKRS; encoded by the coding sequence ATGGAAGCCTATATTGTTGGCATCTTCCCTATTTCTCGTCAAGTGCATGGACTTGTTTTCTGTGGATCAAATTTTAAATATGCATTTAGTCCTACTCCGATGTATCTTGAATTTTCTGATGAATGTCGGGTAGACCTTAAACCTATTAAAGAAGAACTTAAATCAATTGTTCCATATACAAAAGAGATTGTTTTTACTGGAGGCGAACCGTGTATCCAGCGACAGGCCCTTCTCTCGTTGCTTGGCTTTGTTAAGCGTTTCAATGCACGAGTAGGTATTGAAACTAATGGATCAAAACCAGAGGTACTTAACTATCTCGTTCAACAAAAGCTTATTGATAGAATACGTCTCATCCTGAATAGCCCTTTTGAAGCACCCTTTTTCCAACGAATCAACAACGTGGAAACATTCTTCACACCTCTTGAAGAGACCATGGCTAAGGTAAGGAAAAGCCTGCTATTGTTACATGCAATCCATGATCGTTTTACTCTTGAGGTCAAAACAAGCATTGTTCCAGGGCTCTTGTACCGAAAAGAAGACCTCTTAAAGATTGCTTCAGGCATTGATGGTATGCATTGCACCTGGATCTTAGAGGCTTTTCAACCGACAAAAGTAATGCCCCTACGCATGCAAAAGATTCGTGCACCTTCCTTTACGTTTATGCAGCATTTGCGTGCATCCTGCTTGATAAAATATCCTAACTTAAGAATAAAAATAATAAAGAAAAGAAGTTAA
- the dut gene encoding dUTP diphosphatase — translation MTTVQIQRNNKEVDLPVYAHEGDAGFDLRAAEEIIIKPGELGLIKTGLHLAIPQGHVGLIWDRSGLAAKHQLHTFAGVIDSGYRGEISVVIKNFSDQAFQVTKHMRIAQMIIQPVVHATVQEVESLAETMRSGNGFGSTGLH, via the coding sequence ATGACAACCGTTCAGATTCAGCGCAATAACAAGGAGGTTGATCTACCAGTCTATGCTCATGAAGGGGATGCGGGTTTTGATCTTAGGGCTGCCGAAGAAATCATAATCAAACCCGGGGAACTGGGTCTTATCAAGACAGGATTACATCTTGCAATTCCTCAAGGGCATGTCGGTTTAATTTGGGATCGTAGTGGTTTAGCCGCTAAACACCAACTCCATACCTTTGCTGGAGTTATTGATTCAGGATACCGCGGTGAGATCAGCGTTGTTATTAAAAACTTTAGTGATCAAGCATTCCAGGTTACCAAACACATGCGTATCGCTCAAATGATTATCCAGCCAGTTGTTCATGCAACAGTACAGGAAGTAGAGTCCCTTGCCGAGACCATGCGGAGTGGGAACGGCTTTGGAAGTACAGGATTACATTAG
- a CDS encoding methylenetetrahydrofolate reductase yields the protein MRVIDILRHGQGKTLSVEIEPPLLGKTTDAVFATLDALVELGISYIDVTYHAQQVKGHHTDALGSKVPIYGRAKPGTVGIAGTLTERYRTQGVAVVPHVICTGFSAYDTEGFLVDLSYLGIENVLALRGDPRKDGDGKFLPFVPEPGGHSFAKELMRQIRDLREGTYWPGEKNGSKMDFCYGGACFPEGNSQASLEQEITWLKEKVDAGADYLVTQMFFDTQVYLRFRDGAVREGINVPLVPGLRPLSTVRHLTIFPDTFHCRIPDELSTQVLGYSNAHDVRQAGIDWCVQQSETLRKEGAPSLHFYASRNAPVVEVIRQLTSSA from the coding sequence ATGCGTGTTATTGATATTCTTCGACATGGACAAGGGAAAACTCTTTCTGTTGAAATAGAACCGCCGCTTTTAGGAAAAACAACCGATGCAGTCTTTGCTACCCTTGATGCTCTTGTTGAACTTGGTATCAGCTATATTGATGTGACCTATCATGCACAACAGGTTAAAGGACATCATACTGATGCTCTCGGGAGTAAGGTTCCCATCTATGGGAGAGCAAAACCAGGAACCGTAGGTATTGCAGGAACATTAACCGAACGTTATAGAACACAAGGAGTTGCTGTTGTTCCCCATGTTATCTGTACAGGGTTTAGTGCGTATGATACTGAAGGATTTCTTGTTGATCTCTCTTACTTAGGCATTGAAAATGTCCTTGCGCTTCGGGGGGATCCTCGGAAAGATGGTGATGGAAAATTCCTTCCCTTTGTACCTGAACCAGGAGGACACAGCTTTGCAAAGGAACTAATGCGACAAATTCGTGATTTAAGAGAAGGTACGTATTGGCCAGGAGAAAAAAACGGATCCAAAATGGATTTTTGTTATGGGGGAGCATGCTTTCCCGAGGGGAATTCTCAGGCGAGTTTAGAACAAGAAATAACCTGGCTTAAAGAAAAAGTTGATGCAGGAGCAGATTATTTGGTCACGCAAATGTTCTTTGACACGCAAGTATATCTTCGTTTTAGAGATGGGGCAGTTCGTGAAGGAATTAATGTCCCTCTTGTTCCTGGGTTACGACCATTATCTACTGTACGACATCTAACCATATTTCCAGATACCTTTCATTGTCGTATTCCTGATGAACTTAGCACACAGGTCCTTGGTTATAGTAATGCACATGATGTACGGCAAGCTGGCATTGACTGGTGTGTTCAACAGAGTGAAACATTACGCAAAGAGGGAGCACCGAGTCTACATTTCTATGCCTCACGCAATGCACCTGTTGTAGAAGTGATTAGGCAACTTACTTCATCTGCTTAA
- a CDS encoding M48 family metallopeptidase has protein sequence MQKKIKIYDMDVEYAVNYRSVHYPRLEFKTGNLMLILPKNYESEKKIIETHKEWIYKKHKEILNSLKASKNKQLSTHRTQEEFKELVHSIIEKNLHILHLTVNKVYFKEMKSKWASCSSSKNLMVNSLLRYLPVHLVDYVVYHEIAHLKERKHNERFWKIIKGKYKDHQKMEKELFLYWFLVQERLNKWASPLKRLKQPNS, from the coding sequence ATGCAAAAGAAGATTAAAATCTACGACATGGATGTTGAATATGCAGTGAACTATCGATCAGTTCATTATCCTCGTTTAGAGTTTAAAACAGGTAATCTCATGCTCATTCTTCCAAAAAACTATGAATCAGAAAAGAAGATTATTGAAACTCATAAAGAATGGATTTACAAGAAACACAAAGAGATACTTAATTCTCTCAAAGCCAGCAAAAACAAACAGTTAAGCACACATAGAACTCAAGAAGAATTCAAAGAACTTGTTCATTCAATAATTGAGAAAAATCTTCATATCTTACATTTAACAGTCAACAAAGTCTATTTCAAGGAAATGAAATCTAAATGGGCAAGCTGTAGTTCTAGCAAAAATTTGATGGTAAATAGTTTGTTAAGATACTTGCCAGTGCATTTGGTAGATTATGTGGTTTATCATGAAATTGCTCATCTAAAAGAAAGAAAGCACAATGAACGATTCTGGAAGATTATCAAAGGAAAGTACAAAGATCATCAGAAGATGGAAAAAGAGCTGTTTTTATATTGGTTCTTGGTTCAGGAACGACTGAATAAATGGGCTTCTCCTTTAAAAAGGTTAAAACAGCCGAATTCTTAA
- a CDS encoding HsdR family type I site-specific deoxyribonuclease, with translation MPRFNEKSVVEDYIVEQLQSKGWIFVPGNALERDNFEEPLLIRNLIKQVKAINPIDLRDEDIKNLLNELRFKPSNQEGIKQILLYLKEGISIKIEKDKTLKRIRLFDYDNVQNNEFIVTRQAVYTRGNKQIRTDIFLYVNGIPLVDIECKNPASFSENWYDAFKQIKSYEQDIPELYKYVQIGVAAEQIAKYFPIVPWNENVKIDEWKSEKLDSIDSVIQLFIPETLLDIINNFVYVRVQYGEATKVLPRYMQYRAVGKVVQRVINNIEGKEEKNKGLIWHWQGSGKTLEMIFAANKLYRSEAMANPTIFLIIDRQDLEEQLYDEFNALDMTLPELIGSVSGMRKVLQHDQGRGKRGIFITLIHKFRAEELHVLQKELEKISTDKETILTRKNVVAFVDEGHRTQYGTLAAQMRAILKNTFFFAFTGTPISKPKKGVDTYDVFSYPPEEKYLDKYFITDSINDGFTVKIAYQPRLEREVHLNKEMLDTFLEVEYEEIPEDAREVVKEDVKKKIGLLKAYLENPQRIAKVAKDIAEHFKENVEGKFKAMVVAVNRESCVLYKKELDKYLPEEYSDIVFSYGARDEPNRITMYVKEETAQYGKEYEDIRKDVIEKFKEEDSPKIIIVTDMLLTGFDVPILQTMYLDKPLKEYKLLQAIARTNRPYKDVKEAGLILDYIGILKEFRRAFEIYSKGEINGALFSIEEIRKDFVRLVNQILDIFKDVPKNQYNRKTLLKAVEILTSNEEKSKAFIEDYKHMTKIFELLGPDTIKAELFSEYQWISAIYTYYTRLVLRSQPKDNRYLEQYFKKTIKYIHKTTELEEIQKSLPIIEFDEDYFRRLEQHVKNKEEKAANIVFTLNRFVLVDKFKNPVSESLSEKVQRLLHLWKEKTKDYEKIYQEGVKAIKEFMQLSQRQKELKLSKLDYSLLLVLEDKFGEDTELIEDIRELSISLNELLFAGWISQPTAQKEVEKTVRLFIRRYLKRHSLGIDNLNILFDKLMDRVKAYAKED, from the coding sequence ATGCCTCGCTTTAACGAAAAATCAGTCGTGGAAGATTATATCGTTGAACAGCTTCAAAGTAAAGGATGGATTTTTGTCCCAGGTAACGCTTTAGAAAGAGATAATTTCGAAGAGCCGCTTTTAATAAGGAATTTAATCAAGCAAGTAAAGGCCATAAATCCTATTGATTTGAGAGATGAGGATATTAAGAATTTACTCAATGAACTCAGGTTTAAGCCAAGCAATCAAGAGGGTATAAAACAGATACTGCTTTACTTGAAAGAAGGCATCTCCATAAAGATTGAGAAGGATAAAACGCTCAAGAGAATCAGGCTGTTCGATTATGATAATGTCCAAAATAACGAGTTTATTGTCACAAGACAGGCCGTTTACACGAGAGGCAACAAGCAAATACGAACAGATATTTTTCTGTATGTAAATGGCATTCCTTTAGTAGACATTGAGTGCAAGAATCCAGCGAGTTTTTCCGAAAATTGGTATGACGCATTCAAACAAATCAAAAGTTACGAACAAGATATCCCTGAGCTCTACAAATATGTGCAGATAGGCGTTGCTGCAGAGCAAATAGCTAAGTATTTTCCCATTGTTCCCTGGAATGAGAATGTAAAGATAGATGAATGGAAGTCAGAAAAACTTGACTCTATCGATTCGGTTATTCAACTATTTATCCCGGAAACACTGCTCGATATTATCAATAACTTTGTTTATGTCAGGGTTCAGTATGGAGAAGCCACAAAGGTTCTTCCAAGATACATGCAATATCGAGCAGTAGGAAAAGTCGTTCAGAGAGTCATCAATAACATTGAAGGTAAAGAAGAAAAGAATAAAGGCCTGATCTGGCACTGGCAAGGTTCTGGAAAGACTTTAGAAATGATTTTTGCAGCAAACAAGCTATATCGTTCTGAGGCAATGGCTAATCCTACGATATTTCTTATTATCGACAGGCAGGATTTAGAAGAACAGCTTTATGATGAGTTTAATGCTCTGGACATGACTCTTCCAGAACTCATTGGTTCGGTCAGTGGTATGAGGAAAGTTCTTCAGCATGACCAAGGCAGAGGAAAACGAGGAATTTTCATCACTTTAATTCATAAATTTCGAGCTGAAGAACTTCACGTCCTTCAAAAAGAGCTTGAGAAAATTTCAACAGACAAAGAAACAATTCTTACAAGGAAGAATGTTGTCGCATTCGTTGATGAAGGCCATAGGACACAATATGGCACGTTAGCAGCTCAAATGAGAGCCATACTCAAGAACACGTTCTTTTTCGCATTTACAGGAACACCTATCTCAAAACCTAAGAAAGGTGTTGACACATATGATGTATTCAGTTATCCTCCAGAAGAGAAGTACCTTGACAAATATTTCATTACAGATTCGATTAACGATGGCTTTACTGTAAAGATAGCGTATCAACCAAGACTTGAAAGAGAAGTTCATTTGAATAAAGAAATGCTTGATACATTTTTGGAAGTTGAATATGAAGAAATTCCCGAAGACGCAAGAGAAGTTGTTAAAGAGGACGTTAAGAAGAAAATTGGCTTGCTAAAGGCGTATCTTGAGAATCCTCAAAGAATTGCAAAAGTGGCGAAAGATATCGCTGAGCATTTCAAAGAAAATGTTGAGGGTAAATTCAAGGCAATGGTTGTTGCGGTAAACAGAGAGTCTTGTGTACTGTACAAAAAAGAGCTTGACAAGTATCTTCCTGAAGAATATTCTGATATTGTGTTCAGTTATGGCGCACGGGATGAACCCAATAGGATTACTATGTATGTCAAAGAAGAAACTGCTCAATACGGCAAGGAGTATGAAGATATTCGAAAAGATGTTATTGAAAAATTTAAAGAGGAAGACTCGCCAAAGATTATTATTGTAACTGATATGCTTCTGACTGGCTTTGACGTTCCCATACTTCAAACAATGTACTTAGACAAACCATTGAAAGAGTATAAGCTGTTGCAAGCAATAGCAAGAACAAACAGGCCATACAAAGATGTAAAAGAAGCGGGGTTGATTCTTGATTATATTGGAATTTTAAAAGAGTTCAGAAGGGCATTTGAAATTTACAGCAAAGGAGAGATAAATGGTGCACTCTTTAGCATTGAGGAAATCAGAAAGGACTTTGTAAGATTGGTGAACCAAATCTTAGACATTTTCAAAGACGTTCCAAAGAACCAATATAATCGTAAAACTCTGCTGAAAGCTGTGGAGATACTCACTTCAAATGAAGAAAAAAGCAAGGCATTCATAGAAGACTACAAGCACATGACGAAAATATTTGAGTTGCTTGGCCCCGACACAATAAAAGCAGAACTCTTCTCAGAATATCAGTGGATAAGCGCAATTTATACCTACTATACACGACTTGTTCTGAGAAGTCAACCAAAAGACAATAGATACTTAGAACAATACTTCAAGAAAACCATAAAGTACATTCACAAAACAACTGAGCTTGAAGAAATCCAGAAATCTCTTCCCATAATTGAATTTGATGAAGACTATTTCAGAAGACTTGAGCAGCACGTCAAGAACAAAGAAGAAAAAGCAGCAAACATAGTCTTTACCTTAAACCGATTTGTTCTCGTTGATAAATTCAAAAATCCAGTCTCAGAAAGTCTTAGTGAGAAAGTTCAAAGGCTTCTTCATTTATGGAAAGAAAAAACAAAGGACTATGAAAAAATATACCAAGAAGGAGTTAAAGCAATCAAAGAATTCATGCAACTCTCGCAAAGGCAAAAAGAGCTTAAATTAAGTAAATTGGATTATTCGTTGCTACTTGTTCTTGAAGATAAGTTTGGGGAGGATACGGAACTAATTGAGGATATCAGAGAACTGTCAATCTCATTGAATGAATTACTATTTGCGGGATGGATATCTCAGCCAACAGCACAAAAAGAAGTCGAAAAGACGGTAAGGCTATTCATTAGACGATATCTCAAGCGTCACAGTTTAGGGATTGATAACCTTAATATTTTATTCGATAAACTCATGGATAGAGTGAAAGCCTATGCAAAAGAAGATTAA
- a CDS encoding HNH endonuclease, producing MKPLILSFAPPAKWRNEKQTNNLKGEAWQNMRLLILNRDNYTCAYCSFRSEKYQIVDHIDGDPENNSDKNFQIVCQMCNLIKHSGMGCEITGVVDLFKVSKYGQNDIMKITREMRDKDSSDAEIQAHLGLKNKVDFKMDRDYLKSVFGFVTSRKSKEEDDMYNHWLEYHKKQRMIKNASL from the coding sequence ATGAAGCCGCTCATTTTATCCTTCGCTCCGCCTGCAAAATGGAGAAATGAGAAGCAAACCAATAACTTGAAGGGTGAAGCATGGCAAAATATGAGGTTGCTAATTCTTAATAGAGATAATTATACCTGTGCCTATTGTAGTTTTCGTTCTGAAAAATACCAAATTGTAGATCATATTGATGGGGACCCTGAGAATAATAGCGATAAGAACTTCCAAATTGTTTGCCAAATGTGCAATCTAATAAAACATTCTGGCATGGGTTGTGAGATAACTGGAGTGGTTGACCTATTTAAGGTTTCAAAATACGGCCAAAATGATATTATGAAAATAACAAGGGAAATGAGAGATAAAGATTCATCAGATGCAGAAATACAAGCGCATTTAGGACTAAAAAATAAGGTAGACTTCAAGATGGATAGAGATTATCTAAAAAGCGTATTCGGTTTTGTAACATCAAGAAAAAGCAAAGAAGAGGATGATATGTACAATCACTGGTTAGAATATCATAAAAAACAAAGGATGATAAAAAATGCCTCGCTTTAA